TCTGCCTGAAAAACCTCTCTTTTAACTTGTCCCAAAAGGTTTTTCTCTGACATCCTTGAAGAGTCGCAATAGGAACTGAGTAGGTTTGATGGTCATATTTTATCTCAAGCTTCCCCACCTCTGTATACTTTTTAACTGGTGCTGAAACCTTCTTTGAAATCACAACATTGAGACCTGGATACTGGTCCTTTGTCAAAACAAAAATATTTTGTTCTGTTATTCCCAATTTTACCCAATTCTCCTTTGAATCTTTTACTCTCAAATAACCAATCTCTCCTCTGGCAATTTTGAGAATTTTATAATTTTGATATGCAAAATCAAGAATTTTTCTGGTATCATTCCACATATCAGGTGCGTTGAGCACAACACAAATAACCCTAAAATCATCTCGGCAAGCAGAGGTGACAAGGCACCTACCAGCTCTTTTAGTAAAACCTGTCTTAACACCCTCTGCACCTTGGTAAGATTTTAGCATCTTGTTTTTGTTTTTTAAAATTCTACTATATGATCTTGTTGTCCATCTTATTTCCTTTTGAGTCGTTTTTACTATCTCTCTAAATGTTTGATTTTTCATAGCATAAGCAGTAAGGCGTGCTAAATCATACGCGGTAGTGTAATGCTGTCCTTCTTCAAGTCCATGTGGTGAGGAAAACACAGTATTCTTAAGTCCAAGCTCTTTTGCTTTTTTGTTCATTAAATTAACAAACTTTTTAACATCTCCACAAACGCTAATTGACAAGGCAACTGCAGCGTCGTTGCCAGAGGCAAGCATAAGTCCATATAAAAGCTCAATTATTTTAAGCCTTTCACCTTTTTCTAAATAAATCGACGAGCCAGGAACACCAATAGCTTGAGCAGGAATTTCAATCTCCTTGTTGAGGTCACAATTTTCTATCGCCAGTATCGCTGTCATCATTTTAGTAGTACTTGCCATAGGGAGCTTTAAATCTTTGTTTTTCTCAAATAAAATTTTGCCTGTGGTCCATTCTATTGCTATTGCCGATTTTGCAGTGATTTGAATGTCACACTTTAAACCTGCATAACATTCATTAGAATAGCTTAGAATCCTTAAACTTACTATAACCAATAGAACAGAGAACTTGATTTTCTTGGGCATATACAAAAACACCCCCTACACCTTATTTTGAGTTTTTAGTGTAGGGGGTATGTATCCATCTTTTACTTCTGATATAATCTTTTGTAATTATCTATCATGATATCTAAAGAATCGCCTGACAGGCGGTCAATCAAACTATTTGCTAATACATAAGCCACAGCCGCCCTCATTACAACACTTCCTGCTGGTACAGCACAAGTATCTGATCTTTCAACTGCTGCTTCTTTTTCCTTTAAACCTTGTAAATCTACACTTCTGAGTGGCTTGTACAATGTCGGAATTGGCTTGAAAGCAGCCCTTATTACAATATCCATACCATTTGAAATTCCACCTTCAATGCCACCTGCATTGTTTGTCTTTCTATAAAAGCCTTTTTGATCATCGTAAAAAATCTCATCATGCACTTCACTACCAAACCTTCTTGATACTTCAAATCCCATTCCAATTTCAACGCCTTTAACAGACTGGATACTCATAACAGCCTGAGCAAGAAGTCCGTCAAGTTTTCTATCCCAGTGTACATGACTTCCAAGGCCAAAAGGTACATTTTTACAAATTACCTCAGCAACACCACCAACGCTATCTCCCGTTTCTTTTGCTCTATCTATTACCTGCTTCATATCATTTTCAGCTTCTTTGTCAATACAAAAAAGGTCAGAGTTTTGCGCCTCCTCGAATAAATTTACATCGTCAGTACTATACTCTTTTTTGATTCTAACCCCGCCTATTTCAACCACGTGATTGTAGAGTTTTATACCAAAAACACTCAAAAGCTCTTCACACAAAGCCCCTATTGCAACACGCATAGCCGTCTCACGCGCACTTGCCCTCTCCAGCACAGGTCTTGCATCATCAAATCCATATTTAAGACATCCGGGCAAGTCAGCATGCCCAGGACGTGGTACAGTAACCTTTTTAGTCGTAGTGTCGCACGAAATTGGATCCATATACTTTTGCCAATTTACATAATCCCTGTTCTCAATCATTATTGTAATAGGCGCTCCTGTTGTATATGAGTTTCTCACACCCGACAAAATTATAGCTTTGTCTTTTTCTATTTCCATTCTCTTGCCTCTACCATAACCTCTTTGGCGAAGTTCTAAAAGTCTATTAATATTTTCAACATTAATCTTTACATTTGCTGGAAATCCTTCAACAATTCCTACTAAGCATCTGCCGTGTGTTTCACCTGCGTCTAAGAATCTCATCTTTTCACCCCAAACAAAAAATAATTTCATTCACTTGCAAAAAAAGAAGTCGCAAAAAATATAATATAAATGAACATGTTTAAGCATATTAAAGAGATGAAGACAAAGCTTGTGAGTATACTCTGTGTCATCTTAATTGTATACATTATCCTCAGTATTTTCATTATGAAAAGTTCAAATCAGCATGTATACGTGTACCATGAACCTTCAATGGTAAAATTAAGTTTTGGCGAGTCTAAATATTTCTCAACAATAGGACTGCTTAAAGTAAGCTTTGAAAAAATAACAAAGGAGAAGTATTTTATAACCTATTCCCAGATTACAGGCAACCAAAGCTATTTTGGTCTGACACTTATTATCGAAGATTTAGCAAGAAAAAATATTGATAAATCAGCATTTGAATACATCTACATCGAAGATACAACTACAAAACAAAAATTCTACCCCATTCCGTACTATGAAATAGAAAACTTCCCTACAGATAGACCTCTTAGGTATAAAGTAAAATTCTATGCCAAATTTCTGCCTCTACCTTACCAGACCTCATCTATAAATATCTATTTCAAATTTTCCGACAAACTTTTTGTATTAAAGAATGTAGACATAAGATGAAAATATCAATAATCATTGAGTGCTAAGCTAATAAGGTACCGGAGCTCTTCAAGATTACTGTTTATATCATTCAATCTCTCTGGTGAGACAGAAGCACTTTTTATATGTTCTTTTAGTCTATTTAAATCATCTTCAATATCTTCAATCTGAGCCAAAATAGAGAGATTGACAAATGAAGGCGACTCTGAAAATAGTCTGTCTTTTGTCACAATCTGCTCCGGACCTATTACGTAAAATTCGCCACGTGCAGGGATATGAACATCAAAACCAAAGTTTCTTTTAAGCTCCTGTGCAAATTCAACTTGTGATTCTTTCTCACCATGTACAACAAAGACTTGTTGGGGCTTGTTTTTCATACTATCAATCCACTTGATAAGTCCGTTTTTATCAGCATGTCCTGAATATGCTTCAATATACTCTATCTTTGCTTTAACTTCAATTTCTTCACCAAAGATTTTGACCTTTTTCTTGCCATCTAAAAGTTTTCTTCCAAGGGTGTTTGGCGCTTGATAACCTACAAATAGGATGGTGTTGTTTTCTTTCCAAAGGTTGTGTTTTAAGTGATGCCTTATTCGCCCAGCTTCGCACATTCCGCTTGATGAGATTATTATACAGCTTCCTTCATAGTTATTTAGCATCTTTGATTCGTCAGCTGTGCGGACAAACTTCAAATTCTTAGGTTCAAGCGGGTAAATTCCCTTTTTTATAAACTCTGCAGCTTCTTCATCAAAGTAATTTATATGTTTTTTGTACACACCACTTGCTGAGGTAGCCAATGGACTGTCAACAAAAATCTCAACACTTTGAATAAGCTTTGCCTCATCAGAACCTGTAGTAAGCTCCTTTGCTATCTCATATAAAATCTCTTGAGTTCTTCCCACTGCAAATGAAGGAATTATAACTTTACCACCATTTGAAATGGTATCATAAATTACCTTTATTAGCCTTTTAGATTTGTTTTCCACATCTTCATGCAGTCGATCACCGTACGTGCTCTCGATAAAAAGATAATCACAGCCATCTATTGTTGATGGGTCTTTTAAGATTGGCACATTTCTGTTTCCTAAATCGCCAGAAAACACTAACTTATACTCTTTCCTATCTTCAGTTATATAAAGCTCAACTATTGCTGAGCCAAGCATATGACCTGCATCTTTCAATACAAACCGAAGATTACTATCTATCTCAACTACCTGTTCATATTTCACACCACTGAAAAGTTCTAAACACGCATAGGCATCGTCAATGGTGTAAAGGGGTTTTAGCTCTTCTTTGCCTTCTCTCTTCCTCTTTTTATTCTTCCATTCCACATCACTTTCTTGAATATGCGCACTGTCTGGAAGCATAATGGAACACAAATCAACAGTTGCATCAGTTGTATAGATTATTCCTCTAAACCCATCTTTGTAAAGTTTAGGAATTCTTCCGCTGTGGTCAATGTGAGCATGGGATAAAATCATAAAGTCAATCTCTGATGGATTGAACGGGAATACCTCAAAATTTAGCTCATCCTCTGCATGCCCACCTTGAAACATACCACAGTCAATCAAAAATTTTTTACCTTCACATTCAAAATAGTAACACGAACCTGTCACAGTTTGAGCAGCACCTAAAAAGGTTACCTTCAAAATCCTCTCTCCTCTCATTCAATCTTAATTTCCCCATATTGAGGAACTATTTCAAACCATGTCTTACCTTTTAAAAGCTTAATCTCTTTGCCGTCATAATCTTTCATTGTGAATGAGTTTTTTATATCAAATGTATAGGTTATTGGGATGGTCTTTCCTTCTTGAAGTAAGTATCCTTTCCCTTCAGAAAAATCTACTTCTTGTCGTCCTTTGTCGTCATTCTTTATTGTATCATATTTAGCAACTAGTATAATCAAATTTTTCGCAAAAAGCTCAACACCTGTTTCTTTGTCAATATGTGGCTTTTCTTTCACAAACCTTTTATAAGCCTTCTTCACAGGGTCATACTCGTACTTAACATAATACCAACCAGAAAATCGTATTTTAACTTTTGAGTTTTCTGAAGAATATTTATTGACCACACTATCTGTTAAAGGATAAAACTTATAACCTTGCTGTTTTTTGTACCCTTTTTTATCAAAGTATTTTATCAGGCCTTCCATTGTTAAGTACAAATTATGTGGTGCCTTTCTATCAAGTGTTCTATAAAAAATTCCTCCACCTGTGTAGATTGCGTCAATATGAGGGATATAATTTTGTTTAAAGAGCCTGTAGGATTGAGGACTTCCTCCACAGTGAACATAATATGCATTTAGTGACTTTGCTATCTGCATAAAGTAAGGTCTTGCACTTCTGATTGGCCCCACTTTTTTTGGATATGTATGGTGGTAGATTGCCATTATACGTGTTGCTCCACCTTCTATTAGTGCTTCATAAAGATATTCTGCTTGATTTAAAGAAGATTGAGGGATTGCGCCAGGTTCATTGTTTATCATCACCGCAATTACCTGGTGCTCGTCCTTTTGATATATGACCTCACCTGTGAGCTTGCATATGTAATTATCTGAACTAAAATTTCTTACATTATTTTGTTCTTCTTTTTCAGTCTGCTTCACTTTATTGATTTCAGGATTGCTGTGAACAGAAACCTTCTTCTTTCCACAACCTGCTAACAACGATAAAAGCAAAATTATCACACTTGCAATTATACAAATATTAAATACCAACCTTTTTGAGAAAATCCTTTTCATGGTTGTCCCTCTCTCATTTAATCTTGAATATCAAAAGTGTCACAAGCACACCAATAATTGCCCCTACAACTGCTTCCCAAATTGTATGAATCCTTGCCTCTAATCTGCTCTCCAAAACTAAAAATGCCATAAAGACTGCCAAAGAAACTATTATCAGATTATTTGTAAGCATAATAATGGCAGTTGCTGCTGCAAAGGCCAGAGCTGTGTGACCGCTTGGCATTCCGCCTTGCATAAATTTTGTCCTCTTGTTGATAGCTTTCACGACAACTATTACCATTGCCACGATTATAAGCGACAAAAAAACTACGTGAAAAGAAATTCCTCTAATATGCTTTAAGGTAATCTCTAAGGGTAGTTTCATCTTGTCATAAAATAGAAAGTAGCCAATTGTCAAGGCCAAAAGAGCAGTCACTAAAACAGCACCTGCTGCTACATCTTTTGCAATTTTTGCTTTGGGTTCAAAATCTTTGGCCATAAGGTCAATAGCATTTTCTATTGCAGTGTTTATAAGCTCTGCAGATATAACAAATCCAATACAAATCAAAATTATTACTGTTTCAATTTTGTTTAGCTTAAATACTATCGTAAAAAACAATACTAAAAAAGCTATTAAAAAATGTATCTTCATATTCCTTTGTGACTTGAACGCAACAATTATCCCATTTATTGCATTGTCAAAACTTTCAAGAAGTGTTCTTTTTCTTTTCATCTTGTCAACCCCATACCCTCTAAAACCATTTCTTCATATTTTCTCATAAGCCTTTTATCATCTTCTTCTATGTGGTCAAAGCCCAATAAGTGCAATACCGAGTGAACAGTCAAATATGCGATCTCTCTTTCAACAGAGTGTCCAAACTCTTTTGCTTGTTCATAAGCCTTTTCAATTGAGATCACAATATCTCCAAGTGGAATTTCCTCTTCTACAATTGCTATATCTTCTTGAAGCTCTCCATTTTTAAACTCAAAAATAGGGAATGATAACACATCAGTTTCTCTGTCTATACTCCTATAGTGTTTGTTTAATTCTTTTATAAATTGATTATCAACAATCATTACACTAATTTCATAGTTGTCATCATCCATAAAAACCTTCAATGTATTTAATACCGAATCTTCTATTATCTTGGAAATACTCTCATCTATCTGATACTTATCCTGCTGATTTTGAATGTAAATTTTCACTTCTGCTTACCACCTCTTCCATTTTGTTTGTAGTGTCATCAACTAAATTATGACTGACTCTTTTATGGAAAACACCCGTCAACACCTTAATAAAACTCTCACAGATAGTCTCTAACTCTTTAAATGTCAAATTGCTTGAATTTAACTGGCCATCCATAAGTTTTTCATAAATTATACCTCTTATAGTAGTTTCAATCAGCTGCGGAGTTGGCGAGGACAGTGCTCTTACTGCCGCCTCAACAGAGTCTGCAAGCATAACTATTGCTGCTTCTTTGCTCTGTGGGACAGGACCTTCATACCTAAACTTTTGTTCACTTACTTGCTGATTTTGTATCAAAGCCTTGCCATAGAAAAAAGCCACCTTTGTAGTTCCATGGTGCTGCCTTATTATATCCAATACCTGCTTAGGCAATTTATATTCCTTGCCAATTTCAACACCGTCTTTTGTGTGAGATGTTATAATGAGCGCAGAAAGTGTTGGCGTTATTTTGTTGTGAGGATCTTCCTCTACAATCTGATTTTCCTTAAAATAAAATGGTCTTTTCAATTTTCCAATATCATGATAATAAGCACCTATTCGTGCTAAGAGGTAATTTCCACCAACAGCTTCACAAGCAACTTCTGCCAAATTTCCTACTATTAAACTGTGATGATATGTTCCAGGAGCTTCTAATAGTAACCTTTTTAACAATGGATGGTTAGGGTTTGAAAGTTCCATAAGTCTAATTGGTGTTGCATAGTCAAAGATATATTCCCATATAGGGAGAGTACCATACGCAAGCACAAATGAAAGCGCTGTTCCAACAAAGGAGTTTATTGGATTATATAAAACCATTTCTTCGTCAGTTTGATAAACAAGTTCAATTGCCAGAACAAAAAGGGCAGAGATTAAGCTTGCTAAAAAACCATGGCTTATAAACTGCATCCTGCTTTGAATTTTGTGCGAAACAATTGAACTAAGGCTCCCACCTATAAAAAGGTAAAGGGCAAAATCAAGATTCTTGTCTCCTACAATCAACAATGTAATGATTGATACAACAATGTTAAATACAATTGCAATCCTTACATCGATCAAGAGAGAAATCAAAACAATCCCCATACAAGCTGGGATTGCAAAAGTAGGAATTGGAGTAAGAAACTTTATCAAAAATAGGTTTAAAATTAAAATTGTACTTACTGCTATCATATCCTTGCAGCTGTTTATAAATTCTCTTTCAAAAAGATAAAAGTACACACTCAAAAATAGAACTAAAATTAGAAGTAGTAATAATATTCCTATAAAATCTTTGGTAACTTGCATATTGTTATAATTATTTGTTTTAATATCTGTAAATGGTAAAATTTTACTAAATAGAAAACTCTGATATCCCTTGTTTGAAATTAGTATTAAAATCATGGAAATAATAAAAAAAGAGCCAAGTAGCAACATGCGGCAAAGATAAATTTTTCTTTTGTTATGCCATTTTTGGGAGTTTTGTAACATCTTAAGCCTTTTGTTTCTCCTTTCGTTTTTCTTCATACCTATTGTATGCATTTATAATCTTCTGAACAAGTTGATGTCTCACAACATCTTGATATGTCAAAAACACAAACTCAATTCCCTCAATGTCTCTTAATATCTTTGTCACCTGAACAAGTCCTGATTCAACACCGCTTGGCAGGTCAATCTGTGTTATATCACCTGTTACAACCGCCTTTGAACCAAATCCAAGACGTGTCAAAAACATCTTCATCTGCTCAGAAGTTGTATTTTGAGCCTCATCTAAAATAATAAATGCATCGTCCAAGGTTCTACCGCGCATATATGCAAGTGGAGCAACCTCTATAATTCCCCTTTCCATATACCTCTGATAGACTTCTGTGCCAATCAAATCATGCAGTGCATCATAAATTGGTCGCAAATAAGGGTCAACCTTTGTTTGCAAATCGCCTGGTAAAAATCCTAACTTTTCACCTGCTTCAACAGCTGGCCTTGTTAGGATAATCTTGCTTATCTCTTTCTTTTTAAGATAATAAACAGCCATGGCCATAGCTAAATATGTCTTTCCTGTTCCTGCAGGTCCAATTCCAAACACAATTGTGTTGTTCATTATAGCATCAATATATCTTTTTTGCCCTAATGTCTTTGGCTTTACTTGTTTTCCCCTGTGTGTGATAAATATAACCTCATCTTCTAATTTTCTTATCTCTTCGTCTTCTAATGTCTCAATAACATACCTTATTGTGTGCTCATCAATGTCTATTTTTTTCTTTTCCATATCATGTAAGATCTTTATTGTCTTCTCTGCCTTTTTGATATTCTCTGGACTGTTTCCAATAATCTTTATTGCGTTGTCGCGAAAAACTATACTTACATTTAAAAGCTCTTCTAATGTTTTGACCTTAGAGTCAAACTCACCAAAGATATTCCAAAAATCCTTTGTGTCCTCAATACTGACAGTTGAGATTAATCTTTCTTCCAACAAGCTTACCCTCCTACGTTTCTTATTTTTTCAAAGTAATATCCTCTAAACACTCATAATCTCTTATACATTTTATTTCCTTTACTTCATTTTTCACCTTTTTAATCTTAAAATATGTCTTCACTTTAACAATACTCTGAATTTTTTTACCCAAAGTAATCTTTTTAAAATCATCATTACACCTTTTTATTAACTCCCTCTTTATCTCCTCCAAATTAATTATATATTTTTTTAACTCATATCTTTTTATTTCATATATACCTACTCGAATTGGAACAATAAAAAGTTTATACTCTCTTATTTTAATTTTATCACAATTCTCATTATTAGTAACTACAATTTTTGGTATAAACTCATGTTTACCAATTACAATAAATGGAACCTTCTTTTGTGACGTATAGACCTTTTGATATGCAGGCAAAGAAAATTCTCGAGATACTGAATAAAAAGTTGTTGCAATTATCTCTGCTATTGCATCTTCATAGTATTCATTCCCGTCTTTTGTCACAACCTTGTTATCAATAAGAAGCTGACCAGCAATTACTGTATCACCTTCCTTGACAAGAGCATTTCCTGACTTTAGTATCAATTTTTGTATAACTCCACTACTTTTTGCAAAAATTTTGCCCCATTTGTTTTTTAAATCTCCTTTTTCTCTTTTTACATACTCTACTACCAATAGTCCCCCTTCTTTTTTAATCTTTACCCACATTAGCTCTTCTAAATCGGTAAGAAGTTTCTTTGAAAGTTTTTCTTGGTCAACTTTTACTTTTAATGTAAATGGCTTTATATTGTAGTTTTTTAGTGTTTGTACTATTTTATCATCTATTAGTCTATTAGAGTCCTGAGATTTTATCTTTACATCAAATATAAAAAGGCTGAACAAAAAGAGTAATAAGATACAAAACAAAATAGAAATAAGCTTGAAAGTAGTTATTTCTCTTATCAAAAAATAAATTCCTCTTTTTTCTAAGATGTGAATTCTTGATTTTGTTCTCTTGGCAATATTTACTACTTTCTTGAAATCGGCTAAATGCACTATAATAATCAATGAATTCTGTCCTTTTTCCCTAATATCCAGCAAAACTTTATTGAATACAAGCATGTTTAAAAACTTGTTTAGATTCTCACCTTCTACTTTTAAGATTAGCTGATTTGCAAACATCCTACTTTTCCTTCTCCTCATTTAAGCTTATATACTCAATTAATCTTATTCTTCCACTAATCACCATTACTTCTTCATCCATTTTTTTGATTAGAAGACCACTTCCTTTAATATAAAGCGGATGCCTTATCGTATTTATCTTAACTAAACCTTCTTCATACAATATAAGTCCTTTGTGATTCTCTACTACTACCTCATCTTCTCCAATAAGTGTGATTCTCGGCTCATTTGTGATTATTTCTCTTGGAACCTGAGAGGCTTGTATTACCTCTTTTAAGGTCTTTGACTTCTTCATTGACAAACCACTTTCACTTGAAAATAAACATCTTCACCTTTATTTTATTTATACTCATATCTTTTTATAACAAAAAAGTGGCCCCCTTTTCTCAAAGAGAACCACTTTTTCATGCTTTTTTATAGTTTTGACAAATGCTTTTTTACAATTTCACTAACAATCTTACCTTCTGCCCTGCCACTTACTTTCTGCATTACCTCTTGCATAACCTTACCCATATCCTTCATCCCAGAAGGTTTTACTTTTTCTATCACATCAAGCACTATCTTTTCTAACTCTTCTTGGCTGAGCATAGGCGGAAGATAAGATTGCAATATCTCAATTTCTCTATTTAGATCATCAATCAAGTCTTGTCTTCCACTTTTTATATATTCAGGCAAGCTGTCTTTTCTCTTTTTAATTTCTTTTGCAATGACATTCAACACGCCACTGTCGTCAAGTATAACTTTGTTATCTTTTTCAAACTGCAATATTGCAGCTCTTACCATACCAACTACATTTTTTCTCACGACGTCCTTATCTTTCATAGCAGACTTATAATCTTCCAATAGCTTTTCTTTAAGGCTCAATTACAACGCCTCCTAAATTATCTGCGTTTTCTCCTGCGTGCCGCTTCTGATTTCTTTTTTCTCCTTACGCTTGGGCTTTCATAGTGCTCTCTTTTCCTGAGCTCTGCTAATACCCCAGCCTCTGCACATTTCTTTTTAAATCTCCTGAGGGCACTATCGAGTGATTCATTTTCACCCACTCTTACTTCTGACATCAATTTCCCTCCCCTCAAACCAGGCTCTAAAACACAACCTTGGGATTATGGTATTATTATAACTCAGCTATTTGAGGTATGTCAAATAATTTTAAATATTACATATCTTCTTCCAATAAGGTCTTGAACAAATTGAAAAGTTCTTTGTTCTTCTTCTCAAGATTTATAGGTCGAAAGTTTTTGTCAACAAAGGCATGTTCAGTATATCCTGTTGCACACACAACATGGTCTTTTACAACTTCATAATAGAATTTTATTCGAACAGGGGTCAAATTATTAACCTTTGCATTAACTTTCAACCTATCTTCATAAAAACAAGGTTTTTTGAACTCGCACCCGCAGCTTATTAAAGGCAAATACACACCTAAGCTATTTTCAATCTCAGAATATGAAATACCCACCTTTTTTATAAGCTCGGTTCTTGCAACCTCAAACCATACAAAATAGTTTGAGTGATGGACAATCCCCATTTTGTCTGTTTCGGCATACCTTACAACAAGGTCTGTCTCTATCATCTTTTCTTACCCCAATAAATATTTTTTTTAATTTTTAATCTCTCCACTAAAGACAAGTCCTTTTTGTGCATCCATCGTAACAACAATACCATTTTTAAGTATCTCTAAAGCGTTTTTAGCATCGGTTATAACAGGAATGTCCAAAGCTGCCCCAACAATTACTGCATGAGAATTTTGCCCGCCTTCTTCTGTTATTATTCCAGCTGCTCTTTTCATATAAGGAATAAACTCATTAGTTGTCTGCGTTGTGACAATAATATCCCCATCTTCAAAGTTTTGCTTTAGCTCATTAAGATTTTTTGCAACACATACTCTTGCTGTCACTTTACCACTTCCCCAACCTCTTCCTTCAACCAACACATGACCAACAACGTGAACTTTGAGAATATTTGTAGTGCCACTTACACCAACTGGCACACCTGCTGTTATTACAACCAAATCACCATTTTTAACAATCTTTGATTTAACAGCAATCTCCACCGAATGGTCAAAGATATCGTCTGTAGAGTCTTTATACTCTGCCAAAAAAGGATAAACACCCCATGAAAGATTGAGCTGTCTTCTTACCTTCTCGCACGGTGTTGTTGCTATAATTGGGCAGGCAGGTCTGAATTTTGACACCATTCTCGCTGTGTTGCCTGACTTTGTCACAGTGATGATTGCCTTTGCTCCAAGATCATGCGCAGTTGT
This Caldicellulosiruptor changbaiensis DNA region includes the following protein-coding sequences:
- a CDS encoding PhoH family protein, with protein sequence MEERLISTVSIEDTKDFWNIFGEFDSKVKTLEELLNVSIVFRDNAIKIIGNSPENIKKAEKTIKILHDMEKKKIDIDEHTIRYVIETLEDEEIRKLEDEVIFITHRGKQVKPKTLGQKRYIDAIMNNTIVFGIGPAGTGKTYLAMAMAVYYLKKKEISKIILTRPAVEAGEKLGFLPGDLQTKVDPYLRPIYDALHDLIGTEVYQRYMERGIIEVAPLAYMRGRTLDDAFIILDEAQNTTSEQMKMFLTRLGFGSKAVVTGDITQIDLPSGVESGLVQVTKILRDIEGIEFVFLTYQDVVRHQLVQKIINAYNRYEEKRKEKQKA
- a CDS encoding YabP/YqfC family sporulation protein translates to MKKSKTLKEVIQASQVPREIITNEPRITLIGEDEVVVENHKGLILYEEGLVKINTIRHPLYIKGSGLLIKKMDEEVMVISGRIRLIEYISLNEEKEK
- a CDS encoding GatB/YqeY domain-containing protein, producing MSLKEKLLEDYKSAMKDKDVVRKNVVGMVRAAILQFEKDNKVILDDSGVLNVIAKEIKKRKDSLPEYIKSGRQDLIDDLNREIEILQSYLPPMLSQEELEKIVLDVIEKVKPSGMKDMGKVMQEVMQKVSGRAEGKIVSEIVKKHLSKL
- a CDS encoding acyl-CoA thioesterase; this encodes MIETDLVVRYAETDKMGIVHHSNYFVWFEVARTELIKKVGISYSEIENSLGVYLPLISCGCEFKKPCFYEDRLKVNAKVNNLTPVRIKFYYEVVKDHVVCATGYTEHAFVDKNFRPINLEKKNKELFNLFKTLLEEDM
- a CDS encoding sporulation protein YqfD, with the translated sequence MFANQLILKVEGENLNKFLNMLVFNKVLLDIREKGQNSLIIIVHLADFKKVVNIAKRTKSRIHILEKRGIYFLIREITTFKLISILFCILLLFLFSLFIFDVKIKSQDSNRLIDDKIVQTLKNYNIKPFTLKVKVDQEKLSKKLLTDLEELMWVKIKKEGGLLVVEYVKREKGDLKNKWGKIFAKSSGVIQKLILKSGNALVKEGDTVIAGQLLIDNKVVTKDGNEYYEDAIAEIIATTFYSVSREFSLPAYQKVYTSQKKVPFIVIGKHEFIPKIVVTNNENCDKIKIREYKLFIVPIRVGIYEIKRYELKKYIINLEEIKRELIKRCNDDFKKITLGKKIQSIVKVKTYFKIKKVKNEVKEIKCIRDYECLEDITLKK
- the rpsU gene encoding 30S ribosomal protein S21, which encodes MSEVRVGENESLDSALRRFKKKCAEAGVLAELRKREHYESPSVRRKKKSEAARRRKRR